In one window of Xiphophorus hellerii strain 12219 chromosome 23, Xiphophorus_hellerii-4.1, whole genome shotgun sequence DNA:
- the ankhd1 gene encoding ankyrin repeat and KH domain-containing protein 1 isoform X1, giving the protein MQDAVAGTAMLTDGFEDEIDSVTPRSPVAGMGVGATPGGVGLGGIGIGVGGKKVRLYGEPGGPAAERLDFKLAAAAVLSSGPGSGSDEDEVSEVESFILDQEDLDNPIMKTASELLLSSATDGVDLRTVDPETQARLEALLEAAGIGKLSTADGKAFADPEVLRRLTSSVSCALDEAAAALTRMRAENTLNAGQADNLVIFSRSLAEACSDGDVNAVRKLLDEGRSVNEHTEEGESLLCLACSAGYYELAQVLLAMHANVEDRGIKGDITPLMAAASGGYVDIVKLLLVHGADVNAQSSTGNTALTYACAGGFVDVVKVLLKEGANIEDHNENGHTPLMEAASAGHVEVARILLEYGAGINTHSNEFKESALTLACYKGHLDMVRFLLEAGADQEHKTDEMHTALMEACMSQDGHVEVARLLLDSGAQVNMPADSFESPLTLAACGGHVELAALLIERGANLEEVNDEGYTPLMEAAREGHEEMVALLLAQGANINAQTEETQETALTLACCGGFLEVADFLIKAGADIELGCSTPLMEAAQEGHLELVKYLLAAGANVHATTATGDTALTYACENGHTDVADVLLQAGANLEHESEGGRTPLMKAARAGHLCTVQFLISKGANVNRATANNDHTVVSLACAGGHLAVVELLLAHGADPTHRLKDGSTMLIEAAKGGHTNVVSYLLDYPNNILSVPAPDLSQLTPPSQDASQVPRVPFQALAMVVPPQEPDRAPSSIATPPPVSSKAVSKQRQAALQPGVPSAVSRGPEAEALPPFHLCPPLECIVEETEGKLNELGQRISAIEKAQLQSLELIQGEPLTKDKIEELKKSREEQVQKKKKILKELQKVERQLQLKTQQQFTKEYMEAKGLKEDQEAGQNQGPGPGPGGMATAPGPLPTPTGGQLPIGSDTDEEANKEREQEQLPGEEGEEDEEDDDDDEGSEDDADGEEDDYPKLPQVGTILYRDGPQLPQQPPLPPSPQTQPQPPPPPLQAAFVPIQPLPDYNPADYPGSTSPELQRVLVGQQMLGQQMLGQQPQSQGQQLAGLGPGMIPQPALDGLMVATPAQTLTDTLDDIMAAVSSRVPMLTTTTSPTPLSQPPTQTNPNIASPPSVLPLYPSVDIDAHTESNHDTALTLACAGGHEELVSVLIARQANIEHRDKKGFTPLILAATAGHVGVVEVLLDKGGDIEAQSERTKDTPLSLACSGGRQEVVELLLLRGANKEHRNVSDYTPLSLAASGGYVNIIKILLNAGAEINSRTGSKLGISPLMLAAMNGHVPAVKLLLDMGSDINAQIETNRNTALTLACFQGRAEVVSLLLDRKANVEHRAKTGLTPLMEAASGGYAEVGRVLLDKGADVNAPPVPSSRDTALTIAADKGHYKFCELLINRGAHIDVRNKKGNTPLWLAANGGHFDVVQLLVHASADVDAADNRKITPLMAAFRKGHVKVVQYLVKEVNQFPSDIECMRYIATIADKELLKKCHQCMETIVKAKDQQAAEANKNASILLKELDLEKSREESKKQALAAKREKRKEKRKKKKEEQKRKQEEEEGQKTKEESSEMQEQKEDSAEEKEVPIEPPSATTTTTIGISATSTTFTTAFGKKRASVATTPNTNRKNKKNKTKDSAPNEPIILQDPQVALAQHKADKNKIHGEPRGGGGGVTGGNSDSDPLDSTDCASESSSSGGKSQELNYLPDLTSSASSSSSSSSSSSSSSVPSSGATQSQTLMPGPEKRHCPQPPTDPKVDNKVTVSISKPMQKAPDTSDSSSNSLPSPFKTMALPVTSPNSKLSLTSPKRGQKREEGWKEVVRRSKKLSVPASVVSRIMGRGGCNITAIQDVTGAHIDVDKQKDKNGERMITIRGGTESTRYAVQLINSLIQDPAKELEDLIPRNHIRAPGSKAASASFPNTTGTTSGSATGPKPLSSLVASSGVSFQPTSSTSSPSSQPGGKIGKGLPSNVRQPFPVSLPLAYAHPQLALLAAQTMHQIRHPRLPMAQFGGTFSPAASTWGPFPVRPVSPGSANGSPKHNGGANNTQAKPSSTHGEHNSTASSGTAVTTTNTMTTSVPNTSASSPHTPNPAPYNLQPSIPTPSSVRKQLFAPDPKPAGVTPVSNSAATSVSNAVRGTGSPAHPTSTTTTANAPQQQVGPISQPPIQPTKTEAAPVAPAGKDKPSAPDCQPASVSESFTSPALALGTKPEPRPPASSGPSTEAHPPLHNSQPGSGLPPGTSPAHSHNVAHPNNTVPHFSASAPRVSHRMQPPGPYYHPEQQQQSVFVPFSAQQELPKQSQSQTSQPTNLPPQPQTQGQAPGSLQVSANLGMINGSQHIASAGKPQQISANFGPAGLFNFSTIFDNNNQQVGNNQVWGACHLPARSPPEQSYSAPPAYMNISQMENMMPPPPPESSKAPGYRSASQRMVNSPIALTSYATSISGSPVYLHGHTGVGTPSFSRQHFSPHPWSASTSGESPVPPPPTVSSSALSTSAVASPPQPKPGSSSQQDRKVPPPIGTERLARIRQTGSVNPPLLTTSYTASVGQGGIWSFGVGNASEAMSGWSQPLMGSHMMHPQLQAEQSAFSQHQPMEQDDTGIANPANSYHQPQHLPNSYMDFQKGMPVSMYGGTMLTPHPPMAEGPGGPMYNGLHAGDPAWNPIIKVVPNNADSSDPQQQVWPGTWAPHVGNVHLNHVN; this is encoded by the exons GCATCGGTAAACTGTCCACTGCCGATGGTAAAGCTTTTGCAGACCCCGAGGTGCTACGGCGACTAACATCGTCCGTGAGCTGTGCGCTGGATGAGGCAGCCGCTGCCCTGACCCGAATGAGAGCTGAAAACACACTCAACGCCGGCCAAGCCGACAA TCTGGTTATTTTCAGCCGTAGTTTAGCAGAAGCGTGTTCTGATGGGGACGTCAACGCTGTGCGAAAGTTGTTGGACGAAGGACGAAGCGTCAATGAGCACACGGAAGAGGGGGAGAGCCTCCTGTGCCTCGCCTGCTCGGCTGGCTACTATGAACTCGCGCAG GTCTTATTGGCAATGCACGCCAACGTAGAGGACCGGGGCATCAAGGGGGACATAACACCTTTAATGGCTGCTGCCAGTGGAGGTTACGTGGACATCGTCAAACTGCTTTTGGTCCACGGGGCAGATGTGAATGCTCAGTCCTCCACAG GCAACACAGCTTTGACGTACGCGTGCGCCGGTGGCTTCGTGGATGTGGTGAAGGTGCTGCTGAAAGAGGGTGCGAACATCGAGGACCACAACGAGAACGGACACACACCTCTCATGGAGGCAGCCAGCGCGGGCCACGTGGAGGTGGCCAGGATACTCCTGGAGTATGGCGCCGGCATCAACACACACTCCAACGAGTTCAAGGAGAGCGCTCTCACACTCGCCTGCTACAAAG gtCATCTGGATATGGTTCGCTTTCTTTTGGAGGCTGGAGCAGACCAGGAGCATAAAACAGACGAGATGCACACGGCGCTCATGGAGGCTTGCATG TCCCAGGACGGCCATGTGGAGGTGGCGCGGCTGCTGTTGGACAGCGGTGCGCAGGTCAACATGCCAGCTGACTCCTTCGAGTCACCTCTCACCCTCGCGGCCTGTGGAGGACACGTGGAGCTCGCAGCGCTGCTCATAGAACGAGGCGCCAATCTGGAGGAG GTTAATGATGAGGGCTACACTCCCCTGATGGAGGCAGCAAGAGAAGGCCATGAGGAGATGGTAGCACTGCTGCTGGCTCAAG GTGCTAACATCAATGCCCAGACGGAGGAGACCCAGGAGACAGCACTGACTCTAGCCTGCTGTGGAGGCTTTCTGGAAGTAGCCGACTTCCTTATCAAAGCAGGAGCCGACATTGAGCTGGGCTGCTCCACTCCTCTAATGGAGGCTGCACAGGAGGGCCATCTGGAGCTGGTGAAATACCTACTGGCTGCCG GAGCGAACGTTCACGCCACCACAGCAACAGGAGACACGGCATTGACGTATGCGTGTGAGAATGGACACACTGATGTGGCAGATGTGTTGCTTCAGGCTGGAGCCAATTTG GAACACGAGTCTGAAGGAGGGCGGACACCTCTGATGAAGGCAGCAAGGGCAGGACATCTGTGCACAGTGCAGTTTCTTATCAGCAAAG GTGCTAATGTGAACAGAGCTACTGCCAACAACGATCACACCGTGGTGTCCCTGGCCTGTGCTGGGGGGCATCTGGCTGTGGTGGAGTTGCTGCTGGCGCACGGAGCCGATCCCACACACAGGCTCAAA GATGGCTCAACCATGTTGATAGAAGCTGCTAAAGGTGGCCACACTAACGTGGTGTCCTACCTGTTGGACTACCCCAACAACATTCTGTCTGTCCCAGCCCCGGATCTCTCCCAACTCACGCCCCCATCACAAGATGCTTCTCAG gTTCCTCGTGTCCCATTCCAAGCTCTCGCTATGGTCGTGCCCCCTCAAGAACCCGACAGAGCCCCATCAAGCATTGCTACGCCCCCACCCGTCTCAAGCAAAG cgGTGTCCAAACAGAGACAAGCAGCCCTTCAGCCCGGTGTCCCCAGTGCAGTCAGTCGTGGTCCTGAAGCAGAAGCTTTGCCGCCTTTCCACTTGTGTCCGCCGTTGGAATGCATAGTGGAGGAAACGGAGGGAAAGCTGAACGAACTGGGCCAGAGAATAAGCGCCATCGAGAAAGCTCAGCTCCAGTCGCTGGAGCTCATTCAGGGCGAGCCGCTCACCAAAGACAAGATTGAGgagctgaagaaaagcagagaagaaCAG gtgcagaagaagaagaaaatcttgAAGGAGCTTCAGAAGGTGGAACGCCAGCTGCAGctaaaaacacagcaacagtTCACCAAAGAGTACATGGAGGCAAAGGGCTTAAAAGAAGATCAGGAGGCAGGACAGAATCAGGGTCCGGGCCCGGGGCCCGGGGGTATGGCTACTGCTCCGGGGCCCCTTCCTACCCCAACAGGTGGTCAGCTACCGATTGGCTCAGACACAGACGAGGAGGCCAACAAAGAGAGGGAACAGGAGCAGCTGCCAGGGGAGGAGGGGGAAGAG GATGAGGAGGACGATGATGACGATGAGGGCTCGGAGGACGACGCAGATGGAGAAGAGGATGACTACCCTAAACTCCCTCAGGTTGGCACAATCCTGTACAGGGATGGGCCTCAGCTGCCACAgcagccgcctcttcctccCTCGCCCCAGACCCAACCCCAGCCGCCGCCTCCGCCCCTCCAGGCCGCCTTCGTCCCCATCCAGCCGCTGCCAGACTACAACCCCGCCGACTACCCTGGAAGCACGAGCCCAGAGCTGCAGAGGGTGCTGGTGGGGCAGCAGATGTTGGGCCAGCAGATGCTGGGGCAGCAACCTCAAAGTCAGGGTCAACAGCTGGCCGGTTTGGGGCCGGGAATGATACCTCAACCAGCCCTAGACGGGCTCATGGTGGCTACACCTGCACAGACGCTCACAGACACACTGGATGACATCATGGCAG CTGTGAGCAGCCGCGTGCCCATGCTAACCACTACAACGTCACCCACGCCCCTGTCCCAGCCGCCCACGCAGACGAACCCAAACATCGCTTCTCCCCCTTCCGTCTTGCCCCTCTACCCTTCGGTTGACATTGACGCACAC ACGGAGAGCAACCATGATACAGCGCTAACGCTGGCGTGTGCAGGAGGACATGAGGAGCTCGTGTCAGTCCTGATTGCACGACAAGCCAACATTGAGCACCGAGATAAAAAAG GTTTTACTCCTTTGATTCTGGCTGCCACTGCTGGCCATGTCGGAGTGGTCGAGGTACTCCTGGACAAAGGTGGAGACATTGAGGCTCAGTCAGAGAGAACCAAAGACACACCCCTCTCCTTGGCATGTTCAGGAGGCCGACAGGAG GTTGTGgagttgctgctgctgcggggAGCCAACAAGGAACACCGCAACGTTTCCGACTACACACCTCTTAGCTTGGCTGCTTCAGGGGGTTACGTCAACATCATCAAGATTCTCCTCAACGCTGGCGCTGAGATCAACTCCAG GACTGGCAGTAAGCTGGGGATCTCTCCTTTGATGCTGGCAGCGATGAACGGCCACGTTCCGGCAGTGAAGCTCTTGTTGGATATGGGCTCGGACATCAACGCCCAGATCGAGACCAACAGAAACACCGCTCTGACCTTGGCCTGCTTCCAGGGGCGAGCAGAGGTCGTCAGTCTGCTGCTAGATCGCAAGGCCAACGTAGAGCACCGCGCTAAG ACTGGTCTCACTCCATTGATGGAGGCAGCCTCTGGGGGTTATGCCGAGGTGGGCCGAGTTCTACTGGATAAAGGTGCTGATGTCAACGCTCCTCCCGTTCCTTCCTCCCGAGACACCGCCCTCACCATCGCTGCCGACAAGGGCCACTACAAATTCTGTGAGCTGCTCATTAACAG GGGGGCTCATATTGATGTACGAAACAAGAAAGGGAACACTCCCCTTTGGCTGGCAGCGAACGGTGGTCACTTTGATGTGGTTCAACTCCTTGTGCATGCAAGTGCCGACGTGGATGCTGCAGACAACCGTAAAATCACACCACTCATGGCTGCTTTTCGCAAG GGTCATGTGAAGGTGGTGCAATATCTTGTGAAGGAAGTCAACCAGTTTCCATCAGACATCGAGTGCATGAGATACATTGCCACCATCGCTGACAAG gagctgttgaagaagtGTCACCAGTGCATGGAGACCATTGTCAAAGCAAAGGACCAGCAGGCAGCAGAGGCCAACAAGAACGCTAGCATCCTCCTAAAGGAGTTGGACTTGGAGAAG TCTCGGGAGGAGAGCAAGAAGCAGGCGCTGGCTGCCaagagggagaagaggaaggagaagcgcaagaagaagaaggaggagcaaaagaggaagcaggaggaagaggaagggcAGAAAACCAAGGAGGAGTCCTCTGAGATGCAGGAGCAGAAAGAGGATTCAGCCGAAG AAAAAGAGGTTCCCATTGAGCCTCCGAGTGcgaccaccaccaccaccatcggTATATCTGCCACCTCCACCACTTTCACTACAGCGTTCGGTAAGAAGCGAGCAAGTGTGGCCACTACCCCAAACACCAATCggaagaacaaaaagaacaagACCAAGGATTCAGCACCTAATGAACCAATCATATTGCAAGATCCACAG GTTGCACTTGCACAGCACAAGGCTGACAAGAACAAGATCCACGGTGAGCCACGGGGTGGGGGCGGGGGAGTGACTGGTGGCAACAGCGATTCAGACCCCCTGGACAGCACCGACTGCGCCAGtgagagcagcagcagtgggGGGAAGAGTCAGGAGCTCAACTACCTCCCTGACCTCACCTCATCcgcgtcctcctcctcctcttcttcctcctcttcttcctcctcctcagtcCCCTCCTCAGGAGCAACCCAATCCCAGACTCTCATGCccggcccagagaagagacattGTCCTCAGCCACCAACAGATCCCAAAGTGGACAATAAGGTCACAGTCTCTATCTCAAAGCCAATGCAAAA AGCTCCAGATACAAGCGACTCCTCCTCCAACTCCCTGCCTTCCCCGTTCAAGACCATGGCTCTTCCGGTGACCTCCCCCAACAGTAAACTCAGCCTCACGAGTCCGAAGAGAGGCCAGAAAAGAGAAGAAGGCTGGAAAGAGGTGGTCAGAAG ATCAAAGAAGCTCTCTGTACCAGCCTCAGTTGTGTCCCGGATCATGGGTCGGGGAGGCTGCAACATCACAGCCATCCAGGACGTGACTGGCGCTCACATAGATGTGGACAAACAGAAGGACAAAAACGGAGAGAGAATGATCACAATCAG AGGAGGCACGGAGTCAACGCGGTATGCAGTCCAGTTGATCAACTCTCTGATCCAGGACCCTGCCAAGGAGCTCGAGGATTTGATCCCCCGGAATCACATCAGAGCTCCGGGCTCCAAGGCGGCCTCGGCCTCTTTCCCCAATACCACGGGGACCACCAGTGGCTCAGCTACAGGCCCAAAGCCTCTCAGCTCATTGGTCGCCTCTTCAGGGGTCTCGTTCCAACCCACGTCATCCACATCTTCGCCCTCCTCTCAGCCCGGGGGGAAAATCGGGAAGGGGCTTCCCTCGAATGTCCGGCAGCCATTCCCGGTGTCTCTGCCCCTGGCGTACGCTCACCCTCAACTGGCCTTACTGGCTGCTCAGACCATGCACCAGATCAGACACCCTCGTCTGCCCATGGCGCAGTTCGGGGGCACCTTCTCTCCAGCGGCCAGCACCTGGGGACCCTTCCCCGTGCGTCCTGTGAGTCCTGGCAGCGCTAACGGCTCACCGAAACACAACGGAGGAGCCAACAACACTCAAGCTAAGCCTAGCTCCACCCACGGCGAGCACAACAGCACCGCCAGCTCAGGAACTGCTGTCACGACAACCAACACCATGACCACCAGCGTGCCCAACACGTCCGCATCCTCACCCCACACCCCGAATCCGGCTCCTTACAACCTCCAACCGAGCATCCCTACCCCGTCATCAGTCAGGAAGCAGCTGTTTGCTCCCGACCCCAAACCGGCAGGTGTTACGCCTGTGTCTAACTCAGCTGCCACTAGCGTCAGCAATGCCGTAAGAGGAACGGGTTCTCCTGCACATCCCACGTCCACTACAACAACAGCGAACGCTCCCCAGCAGCAGGTGGGACCCATCTCCCAGCCTCCGATCCAGCCAACTAAAACGGAGGCCGCTCCTGTCGCCCCAGCCGGAAAGGACAAGCCGTCTGCACCCGACTGTCAGCCTGCGTCCGTCAGCGAGAGCTTCACTTCCCCTGCTCTAGCTTTAGGTACCAAGCCAGAACCTCGACCTCCTGCTTCCTCTGGACCATCCACAGAGGCTCATCCCCCGCTCCACAACTCGCAGCCCGGCTCCGGCCTTCCCCCAGGAACATCTCCGGCTCACTCACACAATGTTGCACATCCAAACAACACCGTTCCCCACTTCTCAGCTTCCGCTCCCAGAGTCTCCCATCGTATGCAGCCACCGGGGCCTTACTACCatcctgagcagcagcagcagtctgtgTTTGTACCCTTCAGCGCTCAGCAGGAACTACCAAAACAATCCCAAAGCCAGACGTCTCAGCCTACAAACCTTCCCCCTCAACCCCAAACCCAAGGCCAAGCGCCGGGCTCCCTTCAGGTCTCTGCTAATTTGGGGATGATAAACGGATCCCAGCACATCGCCAGCGCAGGCAAGCCACAGCAGATATCTGCCAACTTCGGTCCTGCAGGTCTCTTCAATTTCAGCACCATCTTCGATAACAACAACCAG CAGGTGGGAAACAACCAGGTGTGGGGTGCATGCCACCTGCCTGCCCGGTCACCTCCAGAGCAGTCGTATTCAGCCCCGCCAGCCTACATGAACATCAGTCAGATGGAGAATATGATGCCCCCGCCGCCTCCAGAGAGCTCCAAAGCCCCTGGCTACCGGTCAGCCTCTCAGAGGATGGTCAACAGCCCAATCG CATTGACCAGCTATGCCACCAGTATCTCTGGCAGCCCAGTGTATCTGCATGGTCACACAGGGGTTGGCACGCCCTCGTTCAGCCGACAGCACTTTTCCCCTCACCCATGGAGTGCATCTACATCAG GTGAATCCCCGGTCCCACCTCCTCCCACAGTGTCCTCGTCTGCCCTGTCCACCTCAGCCGTGGCTTCTCCTCCCCAGCCTAAACCAGGCAGTTCCTCGCAGCAGGACAGGAAGGTCCCCCCTCCGATCGGCACAGAGCGGCTGGCCAGGATCCGGCAGACCGGTTCCGTCAACCCACCTCTACTCACCACCAGCTACACGGCTTCTGTTGGACAGGGTGGCATTTGGTCGTTTGGAGTTGGGAACGCCTCGG AAGCCATGTCTGGTTGGTCCCAGCCTCTGATGGGCAGCCACATGATGCACCCTCAGCTGCAGGCAGAGCAGTCGGCCTTCTCCCAGCACCAGCCCATGGAGCAGGATGACACGGGCATTGCTAACCCGGCTAACAGCTACCACCAGCCTCAGCATTTGCCCAACAGTTACATGGACTTCCAAAAG GGGATGCCTGTGTCAATGTACGGAGGAACCATGCTGACCCCCCACCCGCCCATGGCAGAAGGCCCGGGGGGTCCAATGTACAATGGTTTGCACGCAGGTGACCCCGCATGGAATCCCATCATAAAAGTGGTCCCCAACAATGCAGACAGCTCTGACCCACAGCAGCAG gttTGGCCTGGTACCTGGGCCCCTCATGTGGGCAATGTGCACCTGAACCACGTCAACTAG